One region of Camelina sativa cultivar DH55 chromosome 6, Cs, whole genome shotgun sequence genomic DNA includes:
- the LOC104698724 gene encoding uncharacterized protein LOC104698724, which produces MNWNLEEVKHILLEAEKEILSIRPSKFGATDRYMWLLTKSGEYTAKSGYQAASMMSSKHLIHSDCLEGFNWEKEVWNLACLPKIKFFLWKLMKNALPTRANLCSRGINLSATCPLCGQDETQLHLFFHCNFAKHISSQAPVKYQLHTSSITHIRVGIEGSRKLIWLPPTGLTDGAFGAWLLWMIWTSRNKLQFENKSIKPIEAIPQAVDQTREWNHNQSPKSLAIQIPIPQVGGEVDSSTVRCFMDAAWREDSQNAGFRWIFSENLLSPERHGHASSHYIRSPLMAEAIAMLIAIQHASELCYRKLLFASDSQQLINALNSDLPLKENHGILQNILGVASSFEEISFTFILREKNRRADEITKNSISSLLS; this is translated from the coding sequence ATGAATTGGAACTTGGAAGAGGTTAAGCATATCCTACTTGAGGCTGAGAAGGAGATCCTGTCCATCAGACCTAGCAAGTTTGGCGCAACAGACCGGTATATGTGGCTACTTACAAAATCGGGCGAATACACAGCAAAATCTGGATACCAGGCAGCATCTATGATGTCTTCCAAACACCTAATCCATAGTGATTGTCTCGAAGGATTTAACTGGGAAAAAGAGGTTTGGAATTTGGCTTGCCTACCAAAGATCAAATTCTTCTTATGGAAGCTGATGAAAAATGCACTGCCTACGAGAGCCAATCTCTGTAGTCGTGGAATTAATCTGTCTGCTACCTGCCCATTATGTGGACAAGATGAAACCCAACTCCACCTTTTCTTTCACTGCAACTTTGCGAAACATATTTCGAGCCAAGCACCGGTCAAATACCAATTACACACATCAAGTATTACGCATATACGCGTAGGGATTGAAGGTTCCCGAAAACTTATCTGGCTACCACCAACGGGACTCACTGATGGAGCTTTTGGAGCCTGGCTCCTTTGGATGATATGGACAAGCCGAAATAAGCTGCAGTTCGAAAACAAATCGATAAAACCAATAGAAGCTATACCCCAAGCCGTTGACCAGACCCGAGAATGGAACCATAACCAATCCCCTAAAAGCCTTGCGATACAGATCCCAATCCCACAGGTAGGAGGAGAGGTGGATTCGAGCACTGTTCGATGCTTCATGGATGCAGCGTGGAGAGAAGACTCTCAGAATGCCGGTTTTCGCTGGATCTTTAGTGAAAACCTCCTGAGCCCCGAAAGACACGGCCATGCAAGCTCCCATTATATTCGATCTCCTCTAATGGCTGAAGCGATTGCTATGCTCATAGCGATCCAACATGCCTCTGAACTTTGCTATCGGAAACTTCTATTCGCCTCTGATTCACAGCAGTTGATCAATGCGTTAAACTCGGATCTTCCTTTGAAGGAGAACCATGGGATTCTCCAAAATATCCTTGGAGTGGCTTCAAGTTTTGAGGAAATCTCATTCACCTTCATACTTCGAGAGAAGAATCGACGAGCGGATGAGATTACGAAAAACTCTATATCTTCCCTTTTGTCTTAA